The Rhododendron vialii isolate Sample 1 chromosome 8a, ASM3025357v1 genome has a window encoding:
- the LOC131336142 gene encoding uncharacterized protein LOC131336142 isoform X2 gives MSSELGDAGNPRKWRFTWEAQSQIPTFKLLLFNPDTNTKPSTQCHDLKVNLLLQQSLLTLTWFEAGAEVSLRVPIPRVLVDPESPLQCRALDDHIEVKLVLLLPVDHPILTSLDSVLNLSDDESRRRESPSPDYSRPLSMESDVESLSSAGEVQFYCRSCSTQLTRSLRLFSEMPSTNWREVADNWFGACCCSFGGVSEKLVINYATSYGSPPGVCLLSTTFVLLCKDDLVDCKFLLSHRNEQHESETVVTAYKCLKGMLDNGSNQERVAGCDNYHKDSMLRFDENLSCSDRDEGHKLTNEIGDCCSSQVSGSLPKEHKTATYVELLENQKSFVNGFLGDVFMARSSNLSKDVQWFEVLCPQCSSLLGAYPSGNDHVPLDGGVRFFKCYISTCLPVGGSNDLFRKYSLERMFTNQLLENAQDELSFRTVVRDLQTRSAMLQIIVLNPSSWCCSGYCLGTEKTTEPVAQVALFPSVKVLFSDCCSSNKSEFRMIEEWVTKNEVDEVFMLAHQIKELIKCLELAKDRYPLSYASIQGLMLSSMAR, from the exons atGTCGTCTGAGCTTGGCGACGCTGGAAACCCTAGAAAATGGCGATTCACCTGGGAAGCCCAATCCCAAATTCCTACCTTCAAATTACTCCTCTTCAACCCCGACACCAACACCAAACCCTCGACTCAATGCCACGACTTGAAAGTGAACTTACTTCTCCAGCAATCTCTACTCACACTTACTTGGTTCGAAGCCGGAGCCGAGGTTTCTCTTAGGGTTCCGATTCCTAGGGTTTTGGTCGACCCCGAATCTCCACTCCAGTGCAGAGCACTGGATGATCATATCGAAGTTAAGCTTGTTCTGCTCCTTCCCGTTGACCATCCTATCCTTACGAGCTTGGATTCCGTGCTCAATTTATCTGACGATGAGTCTCGTCGTCGAGAGAGTCCGTCTCCGGATTATTCGCGACCACTATCGATGGAGTCGGATGTTGAGAGTTTATCGTCTGCGGGAGAGGTGCAGTTCTACTGCAGGAGTTGCTCAACGCAGCTCACCCGGTCCCTCAG ATTGTTTTCAGAAATGCCGTCAACCAACTGGCGTGAGGTGGCAGACAATTGGTTTGGGGCTTGTTGTTGTTCATTTGGAGGTGTAAGTGAAAAGTTAGTGATAAATTATGCAACTTCCTACGGCTCTCCACCAGGCGTGTGCCTATTAAGTACcacttttgtccttctttgcaAGGATGACTTGGTGGACTGtaaatttcttctctctcatagAAATGAACAACATGAGTCTGAAACAGTTGTCACTGCTTATAAGTGTTTAAAAGGTATGCTAGATAACGGAAGTAATCAGGAAAGGGTGGCAGGTTGTGACAACTATCATAAGGACAGTATGCTTCGTTTTGATGAAAATTTAAGCTGCAGTGACCGTGACGAAG GCCATAAGCTAACTAATGAGATAGGAGACTGCTGCTCATCCCAAGTGTCAGGAAGTCTTCCAAAGGAACACAAGACTGCAACATATGTTGAGCTCCTAGAAAATCAGAAATCTTTCGTTAATGGTTTCCTTGGAGATGTTTTCATGGCTAGATCCTCCAATCTCTCAAAAGATGTTCAGTGGTTTGAAGTTTTGTGTCCTCAGTGTTCATCTCTTCTTGGCGCATACCCTTCTGGTAATGATCATGTACCATTGGATGGTGGAGTTCGGTTCTTCAAGTGTTACATTTCGACTTGTCTGCCAGTTGGTGGATCAAATGATTTATTTAG GAAATATTCCTTGGAACGGATGTTCACAAATCAGCTGCTGGAAAATGCACAAGATGAATTATCATTTCGAACTGTGGTGCGGGATTTGCAAACGAGGTCTGCTATGCTGCAGATTATTGTCTTAAATCCTAGTTCATGGTGCTGTAGTGGATACTGTTTGGGCACAGAAAAGACTACAGAACCAGTTGCACAGGTAGCTTTGTTCCCTTCTGTCAAGGTGCTATTTTCTGACTGTTGCAGCAGTAATAAATCAGAATTCAG AATGATAGAAGAATGGGTGACAAAAAACGAAGTTGATGAAGTTTTCATGTTGGCACATCAAATAAAGGAGTTGATCAAATGCTTGGAGTTGGCAAAGGACAGATATCCGCTTTCATATGCATCTATACAGGGTCTGATGTTGTCATCCATGGCACGATAA
- the LOC131336142 gene encoding uncharacterized protein LOC131336142 isoform X1, protein MSSELGDAGNPRKWRFTWEAQSQIPTFKLLLFNPDTNTKPSTQCHDLKVNLLLQQSLLTLTWFEAGAEVSLRVPIPRVLVDPESPLQCRALDDHIEVKLVLLLPVDHPILTSLDSVLNLSDDESRRRESPSPDYSRPLSMESDVESLSSAGEVQFYCRSCSTQLTRSLRLFSEMPSTNWREVADNWFGACCCSFGGVSEKLVINYATSYGSPPGVCLLSTTFVLLCKDDLVDCKFLLSHRNEQHESETVVTAYKCLKGMLDNGSNQERVAGCDNYHKDSMLRFDENLSCSDRDEGMLAVNLGIQVSEKESNVETLSCMFQALEFSKDFVSAPGFSVDMTGHKLTNEIGDCCSSQVSGSLPKEHKTATYVELLENQKSFVNGFLGDVFMARSSNLSKDVQWFEVLCPQCSSLLGAYPSGNDHVPLDGGVRFFKCYISTCLPVGGSNDLFRKYSLERMFTNQLLENAQDELSFRTVVRDLQTRSAMLQIIVLNPSSWCCSGYCLGTEKTTEPVAQVALFPSVKVLFSDCCSSNKSEFRMIEEWVTKNEVDEVFMLAHQIKELIKCLELAKDRYPLSYASIQGLMLSSMAR, encoded by the exons atGTCGTCTGAGCTTGGCGACGCTGGAAACCCTAGAAAATGGCGATTCACCTGGGAAGCCCAATCCCAAATTCCTACCTTCAAATTACTCCTCTTCAACCCCGACACCAACACCAAACCCTCGACTCAATGCCACGACTTGAAAGTGAACTTACTTCTCCAGCAATCTCTACTCACACTTACTTGGTTCGAAGCCGGAGCCGAGGTTTCTCTTAGGGTTCCGATTCCTAGGGTTTTGGTCGACCCCGAATCTCCACTCCAGTGCAGAGCACTGGATGATCATATCGAAGTTAAGCTTGTTCTGCTCCTTCCCGTTGACCATCCTATCCTTACGAGCTTGGATTCCGTGCTCAATTTATCTGACGATGAGTCTCGTCGTCGAGAGAGTCCGTCTCCGGATTATTCGCGACCACTATCGATGGAGTCGGATGTTGAGAGTTTATCGTCTGCGGGAGAGGTGCAGTTCTACTGCAGGAGTTGCTCAACGCAGCTCACCCGGTCCCTCAG ATTGTTTTCAGAAATGCCGTCAACCAACTGGCGTGAGGTGGCAGACAATTGGTTTGGGGCTTGTTGTTGTTCATTTGGAGGTGTAAGTGAAAAGTTAGTGATAAATTATGCAACTTCCTACGGCTCTCCACCAGGCGTGTGCCTATTAAGTACcacttttgtccttctttgcaAGGATGACTTGGTGGACTGtaaatttcttctctctcatagAAATGAACAACATGAGTCTGAAACAGTTGTCACTGCTTATAAGTGTTTAAAAGGTATGCTAGATAACGGAAGTAATCAGGAAAGGGTGGCAGGTTGTGACAACTATCATAAGGACAGTATGCTTCGTTTTGATGAAAATTTAAGCTGCAGTGACCGTGACGAAGGTATGCTGGCTGTAAATTTAGGAATCCAAGTTTCTGAGAAAGAATCTAATGTTGAAACTTTATCCTGCATGTTTCAAGCATTAGAATTCTCCAAGGATTTTGTTTCTGCACCTGGATTTTCTGTCGATATGACAGGCCATAAGCTAACTAATGAGATAGGAGACTGCTGCTCATCCCAAGTGTCAGGAAGTCTTCCAAAGGAACACAAGACTGCAACATATGTTGAGCTCCTAGAAAATCAGAAATCTTTCGTTAATGGTTTCCTTGGAGATGTTTTCATGGCTAGATCCTCCAATCTCTCAAAAGATGTTCAGTGGTTTGAAGTTTTGTGTCCTCAGTGTTCATCTCTTCTTGGCGCATACCCTTCTGGTAATGATCATGTACCATTGGATGGTGGAGTTCGGTTCTTCAAGTGTTACATTTCGACTTGTCTGCCAGTTGGTGGATCAAATGATTTATTTAG GAAATATTCCTTGGAACGGATGTTCACAAATCAGCTGCTGGAAAATGCACAAGATGAATTATCATTTCGAACTGTGGTGCGGGATTTGCAAACGAGGTCTGCTATGCTGCAGATTATTGTCTTAAATCCTAGTTCATGGTGCTGTAGTGGATACTGTTTGGGCACAGAAAAGACTACAGAACCAGTTGCACAGGTAGCTTTGTTCCCTTCTGTCAAGGTGCTATTTTCTGACTGTTGCAGCAGTAATAAATCAGAATTCAG AATGATAGAAGAATGGGTGACAAAAAACGAAGTTGATGAAGTTTTCATGTTGGCACATCAAATAAAGGAGTTGATCAAATGCTTGGAGTTGGCAAAGGACAGATATCCGCTTTCATATGCATCTATACAGGGTCTGATGTTGTCATCCATGGCACGATAA